The Macrobrachium rosenbergii isolate ZJJX-2024 chromosome 20, ASM4041242v1, whole genome shotgun sequence region CACTATGTATGTAGCGCTATACTTTGATAAAGCTGTAAGTGCAGCATTGCTCGAGGAACGGCACAATAGTTTATATTGCTGTAGTTTGAATATGATAAATACGCGCTTAGGGGATATTGCATTATCAAGAGTTTCAAGTGTGTTGCAAGAAGCATTGTCATACTCAGAGGACGGGAGCTGGAGCTGAACAATCATCCCCTCCCCACCAACTCCTCCCCCCCTCATCGCTTTCTTTCGAATACATCACAACACTAATATTTCGTTCAGGAAGGACATAGGTAATCTTATATTCAACATCATTATTAGACGTGATTTTTTCGCGATACTTCTAAGAACAAACTGAACGTATCCTATGAAATAAAACTTTAGTTGTCTCTTAATCCATGTCACATTTGCCTCTACAGTTCCACTTTAAATTGCAGGttatttaacagaaatacaaTGCTGCTTCATTTTCACATGGTATACAGTTGTGACAGACATCTGAATGCTTTATTAAACTATTAGCTCTAAGTCTTACCTTAACATAATATGTATCATTCTAAAAATAAAGAGCAATCGTTATGGCCtcgttatttaataataaaatcgtaCGTGACTGTCAATCCTACAGTCATCAGCGGGATTCATACTTGTatttggtaaattatatataacaacagTACAATTTCTGGTTGTAACTCTATTCGTTTATCCTTATACTCCCGTGTGAATATAACGACCATTTCGTAAAAACAAAGTGGGCGCGCTTGGCGTCAGGTTGGCGGGCGGCTGCGCATGCGTGTGTCCGTCCCCAAGATTTTCATTGAATATCGTTCTCTGCGGTCTGGGCTGGGAGCGTATTTCAAAATGATCGCTAAGTTCCAAAATTTGTCGCTGTATCGACCGGAGAGCGCTCGTGAACTTCgatatgttattttattactatAGCAAACTGGGGGAAATGTTCGTAAGTCTACAACGGATAAGTTATTTAACATACTGAATTTCCTGTCTTGTCTTTCAGACTTTTTTACTGCAACCATACCGGCAGTTCAAATGCAGAATAGAGCAAACTTAGGATTTGTTCTGGCAATGGGATGGGGAGACGCCAACGCTCTTCTTGTTCCGTGCTCGCATACAACCTTATTATAACTATGCTTTACCAAGTGTCAGTGATATCTGACGAATGTATTCATTTCCTCATGCGTGTTATTGAAAATTCTGTCACAAATATAATCAGCGGTTTCACATACAGACAGTTACGACAAGCGCATGTTTCATGCGAAGCCGTTGGTCTTTTGATCAACCATGTGCCGATGGCATACCTTGATGGCCGAACATTAATCTTGGACCCTATGGCGAGACTTCGAAGTTCAAGCAAACCACACTCAAAAATCATTTTACTTGACTAACGCAAGTGTAATGCAGGAATCATTCAAACCGTAATGACTCAAATTAGCAATTGGCCAAGTGACAGCAGCTGTTTACAGACAACGTGACGGGTGGGGAAACGGCAATGGCCGGTACAGGGGATGATGGAGAAGgtagggaggtggaggggaggggctgCAGCGTCACAGCAGCCCTTCCACAGCAGTTCACAGGGGAGAGGAGCGCCGCATCGGTGCAGCAAAGGCTGCCAGCTGCTCCCCTTCCTACTACAACCAACTATCCATTCTTTCCAAGCGAAACCCAATTTCTCTGGATGATTCCGGTTTCAACATGGCGACAAAGTCCTCTTATACGTTTAGATTGCAGCAGCGCTAGTAACTTCACGGGAgaaatcttaagcaacagtgcATTACAGTCTTATcctggggggagggggcagaccccatcgtttgttgaaaaactATGGCTTTTATTGTAAAACTCGTTCCAACCACAACGGCAATTATTCTTGCTGTTATTTATGCAACTCGGATTTGAGCATAAATGACGCAATATCGATTCTGCTAATTTCCTTCGGGATTACACGgttcataattttaaaatcaaatatattcagACACCTTTACCACAAGTATCTCACATTACTTTCATCTAACATAATGATCAACATAAACacattttcttcacaaaattttattaacacAATCAATTATTGAATACTCTCGTTGTCTTCGAAATTTCTATTACTGGTCGCAAGAATAAGATAATTGTAGCATGAGATTTTAGATTAATGATAGATATTTATAAGCCCAGTCATTGTCTGACCAAAAAAAATCTGCGCTTCCAAAAGCATCATTAGAGGaggttttaacattttattagaCAAATGGCATATTCAACAACTTCTGCCGAGGGCTTGCGACTGCCAATTCCTGTCTGTTTAAATTCAAGACACCGGTAGCAACCGTATGGCAGGGGAACGCTGGGAAACGGTGCAAGAAGCGGTTGGATGTCAGGTTCGTTATGCGGTGACTGCTTCCACCGAGAAGATATggcaaataaaattattgtgccgggTTTATCAACCGATTCTAATCACATAGCAGGTTTGCAAAACGGTCAAGGATCTCGAAATTACCCTCCAGTTGCTAATGAAGCAATACATAAAGGAATACTTCGCCAACGAAGGTGCGATAGCATTTCAAAACGACTCCTTGTAAATTTCAAAATCGCGCAGAGTCTATAAACTCACCTCATCGTCATTTAAGGCAGGTGGAGGACAATCCAGGTTTGATGAACTCTCTCGTGGCACGTCTTGATTGCAAATAAACAGCATTTCATCATAGAACCAAAGTGACGGCGTGTAAATAGTAGCCGAATCCCTAAACTTCTTGGAGTTTTCGTGTTTCTTAAGTTCCCTTCGAAAAGAAGTACGGAGgctgtttattttcttcatcacatCATCACGTTTGCAATTTGGGTCAAGTTCTTTAAGTTTGTCATGGAGTTCCGATATAGccttatttcttaaatttttgtttaaatattcttttgattttactttCCATAATACCGTGTTTTTCCTGTATATACGAATAAAgtctaaaattatttctttttctttgtccttcAAATTAATCGCACTCATTGTATAAAGGTCTAAAATCTCTACACTTCGAGTGCTGAAGGATGACTGAGGTATGAGTTATACGAGCAAACACACGGTCCTACAGGTTTGTGGACGAAGTCAGGAATCAATTTATGGCTTATTTTATGGAAGAAGGTGCCGTTCCATGGCAAGACAAGTCAGTAGGAAACTAGAGTACGAGACCAAGTTTATATAAATTCAGCGTAGtctttagccaaaaaaaaaaaaaaaaattaaaccaacaaTTGGTCTCAGACTTTTCCATTGGATAGTTAGTTAAATTctaaacaaatttattatttagttcATGGTGCTTTAAGGTTTTGGTGAACTTTGtatgaattaaaacaattaattctGTATAAGAAGTGcatattatttcttaataattgtaTGTATAGAACTTCATATCATTGCTAGATAGTACTTAAAATATTAAGTACAAGTCACATTGTTCAAGGAGAAAGCATCCCTGAAATTGTAAAAGGATAATtagtgtttaataaaaatataaatttcccttACCATCTCTCTTTCAAAGCTTTCCTCCTCTATAGTAGACCTAGAGCGTCCTGGCATTTCTTGGTCTTTCAGAAAGAGTAATTTTTCGTAGTACCATAAGTTGGGCTTATAAATGTCATCTGTGCTGGCTCCAGATTTGTATGAGGCCTGaacctttttaaattcttttctaaATGATGCACGTAGAGAATTAATCTTACGTAAACATGATTCACGATCAGCATTAGGGTCacattctttcagtttttctactAATTTGTCTTGAGCAATTTGTTTTGCGTGTTTGTTATAGTAATCTGCCGATTTAATTTTCCACAAACACGGGAAAGACTGGTATAGGTCTATAAAGTCACTTAACACTTCTCTTGAATTGGCGCTATTCATCTTCAATTTCActcaacatacaaaaataatggaGCCTTCCTCGTGTACCCAACAAATTATCACTTGGCTCGAAGCTCCACCCACAAAATATCAGGAATGTCTTGATAGCGTCGAGCCAGCTGCGAGTGGCTCGTTGCACGATGCGAAAGCCCCCATACACTATGAAAACTCGACGCGTTGCACGAAGCGCGATTCGATGCTCGATAGTGTATGGGGGCCTTTAAGGCGCGTTCACACGGTCGAACCGGGTTGTACAACCAGGTTCGATCGTGTGAACGCCGCTTTAGCGGGGCCACAGACTATCACACATGTATGACCAATATGTTTGTTCATACACTGTTATAGACTGATGATATGTTTGATCAAACGTCAGTACGTATCGGAGAGGCTTAGCGGAAACATGAGCAAGAGAAAAGCTTGTATAGCTATTCTGCTGGCGCTTGCCAACGAAGAAGTGAACGATAAAAAGAAACGATTCTGGATGAAAGTGTACAAAAACCtacttaaatatatacactgCCTTAAACGTGTTTAAATATTCCCTCACCTCTTCATCTATGTCTATTGTAGAGATCCCTTCTTCCTGAATTTCCTGGTCCCGGAGAAAATTGAGAGCGCCGAAAAACCATGAGGGTACATGCAGTAGACGTCTTCACTTCCAGCACTGGATTTTTCACTTTGAAGCACCTTTTTTAATTCTCTCCTGTAGCTAGTACGAAGAGAGTTAATTTTCTTGGGTACCATATCATTTGTGGCACTGGGGATATGTTATTTCAATTTATCAAGCAATTTTAGGGAACACTTTGCCTTTAGGTTTCTATTTTTATATCCCTCACTTTTTATCTTCCACAGACAAGGAAATGATTGATGAAGTTCAATGAACTCTAACCAAAATTCTTGATGCTCCTGCGTGTTCGCCATGGCTGCTGTTGACCAAATGAGCATGTATGATCAAACATCACTACACAGTTGTCAAACATGCTGGTCAAATGTCATGTTGGACGAACCAGCTTCAAACAGCTTGTTCAATCCTTCAAACACGCACTTACATTCTCAAATTGAATTGTCAAACGCCAATTTGATAGTCTGTACTGTCCCTTGGGCTTCCATACGGTCAAGTATGTTGGCCAACAGGTTGGACAACACAATGTTTGTGAGAATGTTTGGCCATGTGAAAAGGGTAAACATGTTGGACGGATGTCTGGTCGGGTCTGACTTTTGTCGGTGGGGCTTGCTCGTTCATGTCCATGTATGATCGTCTGAACACACATCAGTCTCAAACCGTCATACAATACATATTCAAATCTCGGTGAGGTAACGAGTCAGACTCAGCCGAACAACCCGCCAACGTGTTCGTCCAACACGGTGGCGCTGAAATAACCCTATGCAGACGCTCAAACATAATTGCCAACCTCGTGTTGGCCAGCACATTGTAATGCACGTAGGATCGTGTGCAGGAGCCTTTTTGGAACCGCCAAGGGCTTATGCTGTTGCTTTGAAACATGAGCTCCACATTCATTGTTATGTATGtttaatcagataaaaaaaatgcttttgactTGGGGCGAAAGATCATTCGCATATGGCAATCTAGCGTAAACGCCAAAGATAACGAGCCAACCCAATCAGAAAGTCCTTTAAGCTTAATATCAAAGGTAGTTGAATATTGCATGGGTTATACTGCCATTAAGATTCCATACAGATCTTTTTATTGCCGGGGGAGGGTGGGAGGACCCCCAAAGATGTGATCCTTCCAGTTCTCAAATTCTCAGAATTTTAAATTATAGATTAGCACGTGTAGTGAAGAACCTTTTCGGGAAACTAGTTTCTCGTTTTCGTATTTTTAAGAAGCCCATTAACCTTCAGCTCAACAGATACGTCTAGTGAGCAAGCCAGGCAAAATCAAGGAAACAATGTTTGCAATATTTAAACAAGCGTTTCATTGTAATGGCAAGAAATTATCGCGTTAGCCaaccgaatccaggtaaaaaagtcacattaatctttcctagttAGTGACCCCAAGGTTTTTAATCTGATATGTCTCCACCTTTGCGgcttgtttagtacaaacccgtcaGGGATTTTTTTTCCGGTATGTatt contains the following coding sequences:
- the LOC136849217 gene encoding uncharacterized protein isoform X1, which translates into the protein MNSANSREVLSDFIDLYQSFPCLWKIKSADYYNKHAKQIAQDKLVEKLKECDPNADRESCLRKINSLRASFRKEFKKVQASYKSGASTDDIYKPNLWYYEKLLFLKDQEMPGRSRSTIEEESFEREMVDCAEIEVRSSKSRPRTTKIRNEREELISLACKRLRGHSDDLDKLALAWASELRRMNPTQQIFAKKAINDVLIEGQLGTLHRHSVSINVGSAPAAQNAPTIVASSSQSPVEWKTDCQ